A DNA window from Hydra vulgaris chromosome 13, alternate assembly HydraT2T_AEP contains the following coding sequences:
- the LOC100204376 gene encoding microsomal glutathione S-transferase 2 isoform X2, translating to MVAIQFEDIIGPCIITSVSSLQMVSFARRVGKARQKYKVPPPETTGDEGFVRIFRAHQNSVEFYPVFLASLWSSSLLFHQVPPTVLGVVYMLARSKYFKGYSESAEKRLPGFKVSVTALVGLGICSFLGTAHILFTKYTGNSLFSYFN from the exons ATGGTTGCAATTCAGTTTGAAGACATTATTGGACCATGTATAATAACATCAGTTAGTAGTTTACAAATGG tttcatTTGCTCGTCGTGTGGGAAAAGCAAGGCAAAAATATAAG GTCCCACCTCCAGAAACAACTGGTGATGAGGGTTTTGTAAGAATATTTAGAGctca tcaaAACTCAGTGGAATTTTATCCAGTATTTTTAGCAAGCTTATGGAGCAGCTCTTTATTGTTTCACCaag TTCCTCCGACAGTTCTTGGTGTGGTATATATGTTGGCCCGGTCAAAGTATTTCAAAGGATATTCTGAAAGTGCagaaaaaag gcTGCCTGGATTTAAAGTATCAGTTACAGCTTTGGTGGGACTTGGTATTTGTAGTTTTTTGGGTACAGCgcatattttgtttacaaaatatactGGCAATAGTTTGTTTTCTTACTTtaactaa